A region of Solibacillus isronensis DNA encodes the following proteins:
- a CDS encoding YveK family protein, producing MEETISLQDIFKTLKKRAALIISLTVLAGIIAAIISFYVLTPVYQATTQVLVNQKKEDIAQQVTSADIQSDLQLINTYNEIIKSPAILSIVAENLALPLSPGQLASKITVSNANNSQVLNVSVTDETYNVAVDIANQVVEVFREEVPELMNVNNVNVLSPAVYLDNPNPIKPNKMLNVAIALVIGLMLGVGIAFLLEYLDTTVKTEQDVEEIIDLPIIGVIGIINPEEMRKEQARRASRRRVQTKSKTKTKLNEDKVRV from the coding sequence TTGGAAGAAACGATTAGCTTACAGGATATATTCAAAACATTAAAAAAGCGAGCCGCATTAATTATCTCACTTACAGTACTTGCCGGTATCATTGCAGCAATCATCAGCTTTTATGTGTTAACACCTGTTTATCAGGCAACGACACAAGTACTGGTAAACCAGAAAAAAGAAGATATTGCCCAACAAGTGACATCAGCCGATATTCAATCTGATTTACAATTGATTAATACATATAATGAGATCATTAAAAGTCCTGCGATATTATCGATTGTAGCAGAAAATTTAGCGTTACCGTTATCACCCGGCCAGCTTGCTTCGAAAATTACGGTTTCAAATGCAAATAATTCTCAAGTTTTAAATGTAAGTGTAACAGATGAAACCTATAACGTAGCTGTTGATATAGCAAACCAAGTGGTAGAAGTGTTTAGAGAAGAAGTACCCGAGCTGATGAATGTGAATAATGTCAATGTATTATCACCGGCTGTCTATTTGGATAATCCGAATCCGATTAAGCCGAATAAAATGCTGAATGTGGCCATTGCATTAGTCATCGGTTTAATGCTTGGCGTAGGAATCGCCTTTTTACTAGAATATCTTGATACGACAGTAAAAACAGAACAAGACGTAGAAGAAATTATCGATTTGCCAATTATTGGTGTTATTGGTATAATAAATCCGGAAGAAATGCGGAAAGAGCAGGCGAGAAGAGCTTCAAGACGCCGGGTACAAACAAAATCAAAAACAAAAACAAAATTGAATGAAGATAAAGTGAGGGTGTGA
- a CDS encoding CpsD/CapB family tyrosine-protein kinase yields MFKKMKRKKSQPQTLARKLIAHTNPKSMISEQFKTVRTNINFSMPDKDLKTIVVTSSTPGEGKSTNASNIAVVYAQSGKKVLLVDGDMRKPTTHHTFNIMNTKGLSTVLIRQHTLDEVAHKTDIEGLSIITSGPIPPNPAELIASKTMDQFIETVKGQFDMVIFDAPPVLSVTDAQILSNKCEGTILVINSGKAEKENVIKAKEMLIASKANIIGAVLNNYAIDKNHYYYQYYGAVE; encoded by the coding sequence ATGTTCAAAAAAATGAAGCGCAAAAAATCACAGCCACAAACATTAGCAAGGAAACTCATCGCCCATACCAATCCAAAATCGATGATATCCGAGCAGTTTAAAACGGTTCGGACAAATATCAATTTCTCAATGCCTGACAAAGATTTAAAAACAATTGTCGTTACTTCATCCACACCTGGTGAAGGCAAATCGACAAACGCTTCCAATATCGCCGTTGTTTATGCCCAGTCAGGAAAAAAGGTACTCCTAGTTGATGGGGATATGCGAAAGCCAACAACCCACCACACATTTAATATAATGAATACGAAAGGACTTTCAACGGTTTTAATACGACAGCATACGTTGGATGAAGTGGCACATAAGACAGACATTGAAGGATTGTCAATCATTACAAGTGGTCCGATTCCGCCAAACCCTGCTGAACTGATCGCATCCAAAACGATGGATCAATTTATTGAAACAGTGAAAGGTCAATTTGACATGGTCATTTTTGATGCACCACCTGTCTTATCGGTAACCGATGCACAAATTTTATCGAATAAATGCGAAGGTACGATTTTAGTGATCAATTCAGGAAAAGCAGAGAAGGAAAATGTCATAAAAGCAAAAGAAATGCTGATCGCTTCAAAAGCAAATATCATCGGAGCGGTATTGAATAATTATGCGATCGACAAAAATCATTACTATTATCAGTATTACGGGGCTGTAGAATAA
- a CDS encoding tyrosine-protein phosphatase gives MIDIHSHILFGVDDGPEDLYETLTMLQKAVDEGITEIIATSHSFHPQYNVSAKQVFEQITAIQEQVEINSIPLKIHAGQEVRLAENIVTLTETKEALTLANSNYILLELPSSTVPRFTKDIVIKLQSNGIIPIIAHPERNKAIAERPSKLEELVREGAMAQITAGSLAGHFGKNIQKLSLDLVKANLVHTYGSDVHNLTTRPFLFDEGLIYLEKKKQLDAVDMLLENNARIIENKNFILYEPQEISSKKWWSIF, from the coding sequence TTGATCGATATACATAGTCATATATTGTTTGGTGTCGATGACGGACCCGAAGATTTATATGAAACACTGACTATGCTTCAGAAAGCCGTAGACGAAGGGATTACAGAAATCATTGCAACTTCACACAGTTTTCATCCACAATACAATGTTTCAGCTAAACAAGTATTCGAGCAGATTACGGCCATCCAAGAACAGGTCGAAATCAACAGTATTCCATTAAAAATTCATGCAGGTCAGGAAGTCCGTTTAGCAGAAAATATTGTCACATTAACAGAGACAAAGGAAGCTTTGACTCTGGCAAACTCCAACTATATCCTACTGGAATTACCGTCCAGTACCGTACCGAGATTTACGAAAGATATCGTGATTAAACTTCAGTCAAATGGAATCATCCCAATTATCGCTCATCCAGAGCGCAATAAAGCAATCGCCGAACGACCGAGCAAGCTGGAAGAGCTTGTAAGGGAAGGCGCGATGGCGCAAATTACAGCCGGAAGCCTTGCGGGGCATTTCGGGAAAAATATTCAAAAACTTTCACTCGATTTAGTGAAAGCAAATCTGGTCCATACGTATGGTTCAGATGTTCATAACTTGACAACTCGCCCATTTCTATTTGATGAAGGGCTTATATATTTAGAAAAAAAGAAACAGTTAGATGCAGTAGATATGCTTTTGGAAAATAACGCAAGAATCATTGAAAATAAGAATTTTATCTTATATGAACCTCAGGAAATTAGTTCTAAAAAATGGTGGTCTATTTTCTGA
- a CDS encoding polysaccharide biosynthesis protein, which translates to MNYRRRYAVFFILDSVIVLTAIYISYWLLHPTVDMYTNKTLFISAITLLIAHHIVANIYKLYSRMWSVASVKELLIIGFAVTISVVMAMIMQQVINGDIYFRVLAITWLLHIIMIGGSRFLLRLLHEKRKIKFDGEAIRVLIVGAGQAGTILARNISRNEYSEYKIVGYVDDDPNKKYLTLVDYRVLGTTSEIEKIVEKKDVQEIILAVPSLAKSEMKALFERCSTTNATVKIMPKIEDVLTGKVTVNDMQEVNIEDLLGRDEVKLDMLAISEGITDKVILVTGAGGSIGSEICRQVMRFQPKKLLLLGHGENSIYLIHMELTEQYKDLGIEIIPVIADVQDRERIFEVIQTYKPNAIYHAAAHKHVPLMEANPLEAIKNNVFGTKNVADAANKAGVDRFVLVSTDKAVNPPNVMGSTKRIAEMVVQNLATQSKTTFAAVRFGNVLGSRGSVVPRFKAQIAAGGPVTVTHPEMTRYFMTIPEASRLVLQAGALARGGEVFVLDMGEPVYITDLAKNLIRLSGYKEDEIGIEYSGIRPGEKMYEELLSPDEIQEEHVYPKIHVGKANCMSSNQLELFLADLEHQDTSNTKEKVIAVANGRWEVITDMHMDVAATE; encoded by the coding sequence TTGAACTATCGAAGAAGATACGCAGTATTTTTTATACTCGACTCTGTCATTGTATTAACGGCCATTTATATTAGTTACTGGCTGCTGCACCCGACAGTTGATATGTATACGAACAAAACATTATTCATCAGTGCGATTACGCTATTGATCGCCCATCATATTGTCGCGAACATTTATAAACTGTACAGCCGTATGTGGTCTGTTGCATCGGTGAAAGAACTCCTCATTATCGGATTTGCTGTAACAATCTCCGTAGTGATGGCGATGATCATGCAGCAGGTCATTAACGGAGACATTTATTTCCGCGTACTCGCAATTACATGGCTGCTCCATATTATTATGATCGGCGGCTCCCGCTTTTTGTTAAGGCTTTTACATGAAAAAAGAAAAATAAAATTTGATGGTGAAGCAATTCGTGTGTTAATTGTCGGTGCCGGTCAGGCAGGTACGATTCTCGCACGCAATATTAGCCGCAATGAGTACTCAGAATATAAAATTGTCGGCTATGTGGATGATGATCCGAATAAAAAATATTTAACATTGGTGGATTACCGTGTTCTAGGCACAACAAGTGAAATTGAAAAAATTGTTGAAAAAAAAGATGTCCAGGAAATTATTTTAGCTGTCCCATCACTTGCAAAAAGCGAGATGAAAGCATTATTTGAGCGCTGTTCAACTACAAACGCAACCGTTAAAATTATGCCAAAGATTGAAGATGTACTGACAGGTAAAGTAACGGTAAACGATATGCAGGAAGTCAATATCGAAGACTTACTTGGCCGTGACGAAGTAAAACTTGATATGCTGGCAATCTCTGAAGGCATTACGGATAAAGTGATTTTAGTAACAGGTGCCGGTGGTTCGATCGGCTCGGAAATTTGCCGGCAGGTGATGAGATTCCAGCCGAAAAAACTATTATTACTAGGACATGGAGAAAATTCGATTTATTTAATCCATATGGAGCTGACGGAACAATATAAAGATTTGGGTATTGAAATTATCCCTGTTATTGCGGATGTACAAGACCGCGAGCGCATTTTTGAAGTGATCCAAACGTATAAACCGAATGCCATTTATCATGCGGCAGCACATAAGCATGTACCGCTCATGGAGGCAAATCCATTAGAAGCTATTAAAAATAACGTTTTTGGTACTAAAAATGTTGCAGATGCGGCAAATAAAGCCGGTGTCGACCGCTTTGTACTGGTGTCAACAGACAAAGCCGTCAATCCGCCGAACGTGATGGGTTCAACAAAACGGATTGCGGAAATGGTTGTCCAAAACTTGGCTACACAAAGTAAGACGACATTTGCGGCAGTAAGGTTCGGAAATGTTTTAGGATCTCGAGGGTCAGTCGTGCCTCGCTTTAAAGCACAGATTGCTGCAGGAGGACCGGTTACTGTAACCCATCCGGAAATGACGCGCTATTTCATGACGATTCCGGAAGCAAGCCGTCTTGTATTGCAGGCAGGTGCACTTGCACGCGGCGGGGAAGTATTTGTGCTTGATATGGGTGAACCGGTGTATATTACGGACTTGGCGAAAAACCTGATCCGCTTATCTGGATATAAGGAAGATGAAATCGGAATTGAGTATTCAGGTATCCGACCAGGCGAGAAAATGTATGAAGAATTATTAAGTCCGGATGAAATACAGGAAGAACATGTGTATCCGAAAATTCATGTCGGAAAAGCGAACTGTATGTCGTCAAATCAACTTGAGCTGTTTTTAGCAGATCTTGAACATCAAGATACTTCTAATACGAAAGAAAAAGTCATTGCTGTAGCAAATGGTCGGTGGGAAGTGATTACCGATATGCATATGGATGTAGCAGCAACTGAATAA
- the galU gene encoding UTP--glucose-1-phosphate uridylyltransferase GalU — translation MKKVKKAIIPAAGLGTRFLPATKAMPKEMLPIVDRPTIEYIVEEAIASGIEDIIIVTGKGKRAIEDHFDRNFELEDNLMNKGKFEILDKINQSSKVEIHYIRQKEPKGLGHAVWCARNFIGDEPFAVLLGDDIVRAEEPCTKQLMEQYNATGSSVIGVQTVPDDETHRYGIIDPISSEGRSYEVSNFVEKPAPGKAPSNLAIMGRYILTPEIFDFLETQETGAGGEIQLTDAIQKLNETQKVYAYDFEGVRYDVGEKLGFITTTIEFALQNEEIREQLLVYLEDKVRKSAII, via the coding sequence ATGAAAAAAGTTAAAAAAGCCATTATACCAGCAGCTGGACTTGGCACGCGATTCTTACCAGCGACAAAAGCGATGCCGAAAGAAATGCTGCCGATTGTCGACAGACCAACAATTGAATATATCGTGGAAGAGGCAATTGCATCGGGTATTGAAGATATTATTATTGTTACAGGTAAAGGGAAACGAGCGATTGAAGATCATTTTGACCGCAATTTTGAATTAGAAGATAACTTAATGAATAAAGGGAAATTCGAAATTTTAGATAAGATTAATCAATCTTCAAAAGTCGAGATACATTATATCCGCCAAAAAGAACCAAAAGGATTGGGACATGCCGTATGGTGTGCGCGAAACTTTATTGGGGACGAGCCGTTCGCTGTTCTCTTAGGTGACGATATTGTGCGTGCGGAAGAACCGTGTACAAAGCAATTAATGGAACAGTACAATGCAACAGGTTCTTCAGTAATCGGTGTTCAAACAGTACCAGATGACGAAACACACCGTTACGGCATAATTGATCCAATTTCTTCAGAAGGCAGAAGTTATGAAGTGAGTAATTTTGTTGAAAAACCGGCACCAGGAAAAGCGCCATCGAACTTGGCGATTATGGGCCGCTATATTTTAACACCGGAAATTTTTGATTTTTTAGAAACGCAGGAGACAGGTGCAGGTGGAGAGATCCAGCTGACGGATGCGATTCAAAAGCTGAATGAAACTCAGAAAGTATATGCGTATGATTTTGAAGGTGTGCGCTATGATGTTGGGGAGAAGTTAGGCTTTATTACGACGACGATTGAGTTTGCTTTACAGAACGAAGAAATACGCGAACAATTGCTGGTATATTTGGAAGATAAAGTGAGAAAGAGTGCTATAATATAG
- a CDS encoding type IV pilin protein encodes MGEIKRRLRCCTRGFSLVEVLAVIIILGILASIAIPAYLERIENAEKSVCESNRLEVQRLYKMELVLKSVETSDVLFAEFSSLNHDMYCPAGGKYTYLNAEVVCDIHSHDDVNDKPEDEVPWL; translated from the coding sequence ATGGGAGAAATTAAGAGACGATTACGATGTTGTACAAGAGGTTTTTCATTAGTGGAGGTCCTTGCCGTAATTATCATACTTGGTATTCTTGCCAGCATTGCCATACCGGCGTATTTAGAGAGAATTGAAAATGCCGAAAAATCGGTTTGCGAATCGAATCGGTTAGAAGTACAGCGACTTTATAAAATGGAACTTGTACTGAAAAGTGTTGAGACTTCTGATGTTTTGTTTGCGGAGTTTAGTAGTTTAAACCATGACATGTATTGCCCTGCTGGTGGCAAGTATACATATTTAAATGCCGAAGTTGTTTGTGATATTCATAGTCATGATGATGTGAATGATAAACCTGAAGATGAAGTGCCTTGGTTGTGA
- a CDS encoding DegT/DnrJ/EryC1/StrS family aminotransferase, translating into MKERIFLSSPHMSDEGYEMQYVKEAFDTNWIAPLGENVNGFERELAEKVGSKAAAALSSGTAAIHLALKAAGVGEGDIVFCPTLTFSATANPIIYQNAVPVFIDSDYETWNMSPKALEEAFEKYPEVKAVIVVHLYGLSADMDKIMAICKKYNVAVIEDAAESLGTYYKGKHTGTFGDYGIFSFNGNKIITTSGGGMLVSNNEERIAKARFWATQSRDQARHYQHSELGFNYRMSNVVAGIGRGQLKVLDQRVAKKNYILEFYKRELGGLEGVEFMPNNEWDEPNYWLSSITLTGKVRPIDIFNALEAENIESRPVWKPMHLQPYFEKYDFVGEGISEKLFENGVCLPSDTKMTDEDLERVVETIKGLWFK; encoded by the coding sequence GTGAAAGAAAGAATATTCCTCTCTTCACCACATATGAGTGATGAAGGTTATGAAATGCAATATGTTAAGGAAGCTTTTGATACAAACTGGATTGCTCCCCTTGGTGAAAACGTAAATGGATTTGAAAGAGAGCTTGCAGAGAAGGTTGGTTCTAAAGCTGCAGCAGCACTGTCTTCAGGAACAGCTGCTATTCATTTAGCTCTTAAAGCAGCAGGAGTCGGAGAAGGAGATATTGTATTCTGTCCAACACTTACTTTCTCTGCTACTGCAAATCCAATCATCTATCAAAATGCAGTTCCTGTATTCATAGATAGCGATTATGAAACTTGGAATATGAGCCCTAAGGCATTAGAAGAGGCATTTGAGAAGTATCCAGAAGTAAAGGCAGTTATTGTTGTTCACCTATATGGTTTATCCGCTGATATGGATAAGATTATGGCGATTTGCAAGAAATATAATGTAGCGGTAATAGAAGATGCTGCTGAGTCTTTGGGTACTTACTATAAAGGTAAGCATACTGGGACATTTGGTGATTATGGTATCTTCTCTTTTAATGGAAACAAGATTATCACAACTTCTGGGGGTGGAATGCTTGTTTCTAACAATGAAGAGAGAATTGCTAAGGCAAGATTTTGGGCCACTCAATCCCGAGATCAAGCAAGGCATTATCAACATAGCGAATTAGGTTTTAATTATCGGATGAGTAATGTGGTTGCTGGTATTGGTAGAGGACAGCTCAAGGTTTTAGATCAAAGAGTAGCGAAGAAGAATTATATCTTAGAGTTTTATAAGAGAGAGCTTGGTGGACTCGAAGGCGTTGAGTTTATGCCTAATAATGAATGGGATGAACCAAATTACTGGCTAAGTTCGATTACGTTGACTGGTAAAGTACGACCAATTGATATATTTAATGCATTGGAAGCAGAGAATATTGAGTCAAGGCCGGTTTGGAAACCTATGCATCTGCAACCATACTTTGAAAAGTATGATTTTGTGGGTGAAGGTATATCGGAAAAGTTGTTTGAGAATGGGGTTTGTTTGCCGTCTGATACGAAGATGACGGATGAGGACTTAGAAAGAGTTGTGGAGACTATTAAGGGGTTGTGGTTTAAGTAA
- a CDS encoding sugar transferase, whose protein sequence is MNNSKGGIYRRFVKRPMDFILSLIAIIVLSPVLLVVAILVRMKLGSPVLFKQKRPGLNEEIFMMYKFRTMTDEKDDKGELLPDSIRLTKFGRLLRSTSLDELPELFNILRGDMSIIGPRPLLVQYLPLYNNHQKRRHEVRPGLSGLAQVSGRNAISWEDKFNLDVEYVDNVSFIEDWKIIFLTIKKVFVREGINSETASTIEPFKGTEKERMEI, encoded by the coding sequence ATGAATAATTCCAAAGGTGGTATTTATAGAAGGTTTGTAAAAAGACCGATGGATTTTATACTTTCTTTAATAGCTATTATTGTTCTGAGTCCGGTACTTCTAGTAGTTGCAATTCTTGTGAGAATGAAATTAGGTAGCCCTGTTCTTTTCAAGCAAAAGAGACCTGGGCTTAATGAAGAGATTTTTATGATGTATAAGTTTAGGACTATGACTGATGAGAAAGATGATAAAGGGGAGTTATTACCTGATAGTATTAGGTTGACGAAGTTTGGTAGGTTGCTACGTTCTACATCTCTTGATGAACTACCGGAACTTTTTAATATTTTGAGGGGTGATATGTCCATTATTGGCCCTAGGCCATTATTGGTGCAGTATTTACCGTTGTATAACAATCATCAAAAAAGACGTCATGAAGTAAGACCTGGGCTATCTGGTTTGGCGCAGGTTAGTGGTAGAAATGCGATTAGTTGGGAAGATAAATTTAATCTCGATGTTGAGTATGTGGACAATGTAAGTTTCATTGAGGATTGGAAGATAATATTTTTGACCATAAAAAAGGTTTTCGTTAGAGAGGGTATTAATTCAGAAACTGCTTCAACAATTGAGCCTTTTAAGGGAACCGAAAAGGAAAGAATGGAAATATGA
- a CDS encoding acetyltransferase, whose protein sequence is MKNKLLIIGASGHGKVVAEIAIKMNKWQSIAFLDDDKSIKSSMGLEVIGTSEDVFTHIDEYEIFVGIGNNTTRQRIHEMLETFGANIPNLIHPKAVIGNQVDIGTGTAVMAGVVINCCTKIGRGCIINTGSTIDHDNCIDDFVHISPGSHLAGTVKVGKGSWLGIGSVVSNNITITNGCKVGAGSVVVKDITEPGVYVGVPVRRV, encoded by the coding sequence ATGAAAAACAAACTTTTAATAATTGGTGCTAGCGGCCACGGAAAAGTTGTTGCGGAAATTGCAATAAAAATGAATAAATGGCAGAGTATTGCTTTTTTAGATGACGACAAGAGCATCAAATCATCAATGGGTTTAGAAGTCATTGGGACTTCAGAAGATGTTTTTACACATATAGATGAGTACGAAATATTTGTAGGTATTGGTAATAATACTACAAGACAAAGGATTCACGAAATGCTTGAAACATTTGGTGCCAATATTCCTAATTTAATTCACCCTAAAGCAGTAATCGGAAATCAAGTGGATATAGGTACAGGGACAGCTGTAATGGCAGGAGTAGTCATTAACTGCTGTACTAAAATAGGTAGAGGTTGCATTATCAACACTGGTTCTACAATAGACCATGATAACTGTATTGATGATTTTGTTCATATATCACCAGGGTCACATTTAGCTGGCACGGTCAAAGTTGGAAAAGGATCTTGGTTAGGTATCGGCAGTGTAGTAAGTAATAATATAACCATCACTAACGGATGCAAGGTAGGTGCTGGTTCTGTTGTGGTTAAGGATATAACCGAACCTGGTGTTTATGTTGGTGTTCCAGTTAGGAGAGTTTAG
- a CDS encoding glycosyltransferase family 4 protein, giving the protein MNILFLTLLDFSTLDESGIYTDLMREFIKDNHKVYIISPTEKRKQQSTRLIANDNYKLLKLQIGNTQKTNVIEKGISTLTLESKFQRGIRDYFSDVKFDLVIYTTPPITLQKAIDYVKKRDNAITYLLLKDIFPQNAVDLGMIQKTGVGGLLYKYFKSKEKRLYELSDYIGCMSQANVKFLLKQNPEISPDIVEVCPNSIEPKAIKKDQQKVKIIKEKYRIPFDRTVFIYGGNLGKPQGIDFLIECLKANKDNEQVYFVIAGSGTEFNKLKEFFDCEKIKNAQLFAQLPKEDYEILANSCDVGLIFLDKRFTIPNFPSRLLSYMQASMPVLAATDVNTDIGQVIEKGKFGLWCESSSVEQFNYKLQQLCNRALRKEMGVNARNYLETHYTSRESYEIIMSHFK; this is encoded by the coding sequence ATGAATATCTTATTTTTAACACTATTAGATTTTTCAACACTTGATGAAAGTGGTATATATACAGACCTAATGAGAGAGTTTATAAAAGACAACCATAAAGTATATATTATTTCGCCAACTGAAAAGAGAAAACAACAATCTACGAGATTAATCGCAAATGACAACTATAAGTTATTGAAATTACAAATAGGTAACACACAAAAAACTAATGTAATAGAAAAAGGGATTTCAACTCTTACTCTTGAGTCTAAATTTCAGAGGGGAATTAGAGATTACTTTTCAGATGTTAAATTTGATTTAGTTATTTATACAACCCCTCCAATAACATTGCAAAAGGCAATCGATTATGTGAAAAAGAGAGATAATGCTATAACCTATCTATTATTAAAGGATATATTCCCACAAAATGCTGTAGACCTTGGGATGATACAAAAAACTGGGGTCGGCGGTTTATTATATAAATATTTTAAATCCAAGGAAAAAAGGCTTTATGAACTCTCTGATTATATTGGGTGTATGTCTCAAGCAAATGTGAAGTTTTTATTAAAACAAAATCCTGAAATCTCTCCTGACATAGTTGAAGTATGTCCTAATAGTATTGAACCTAAAGCAATTAAGAAAGATCAACAAAAGGTAAAAATAATTAAGGAAAAATATAGGATTCCGTTTGACCGTACTGTGTTCATCTACGGTGGAAACCTTGGTAAACCACAAGGTATTGATTTTTTAATAGAGTGTTTAAAGGCAAATAAAGATAATGAACAGGTTTATTTTGTAATAGCTGGTTCAGGAACTGAGTTTAATAAACTTAAAGAGTTTTTTGATTGTGAAAAGATCAAGAATGCTCAGTTATTTGCTCAACTTCCCAAAGAGGATTATGAAATTCTTGCAAACTCATGTGATGTTGGACTAATTTTCTTAGATAAGCGCTTTACAATACCGAATTTCCCATCAAGACTACTTTCATATATGCAAGCGTCAATGCCTGTGTTAGCAGCAACAGATGTGAACACAGATATCGGTCAAGTTATTGAAAAAGGAAAATTTGGTCTTTGGTGTGAGAGTAGTAGTGTTGAACAATTTAATTATAAATTACAGCAATTATGTAATAGGGCATTAAGAAAAGAAATGGGCGTTAATGCTAGAAATTATTTGGAAACCCACTATACAAGCAGAGAATCGTATGAAATTATTATGAGTCATTTTAAATAA